Sequence from the Halobaculum rubrum genome:
GACGGCGAGGCGCCCAATCCCGACGCGTTGCGGCAGCTGTACGGCGGGATCCGCGAGGTAGCCCCGGACCTACGCACGCTCCACCTCGACAACATGAACCCCGTGACGATCACCGACTACCCCGAGCCCTCGCGGGAGGCCATCGAGGTGATCGCGCGGCACAACACCCCCGGCGACACGGCCGCGTTCGGCCTCGAATCGGCCGACCCCGAGGTCCGCGAGAAGAACAACCTTCTCGTCAGCGCCGAGGAGTGTCTGGAGGCCGTCCGGGTCGTCAACGAGGCCGGGGGCTGGCGCCCCGGCGAGACCCCGGCCGACGCGCCGAGCTTCGGCGACTCGGCCCCGCGGCGACTTCCCAAGCTCCTGCCCGGGATCAATCTGGTCCACGGGCTGGAGGGCGAGACCAGCGAGACGTTCGAGCACAACAAGGACTTCCTCGATTCCGTGATGGACGCGGGGCTCATGCTCCGCCGGGTGAACGTCAGGCAGGTGATGGCGTTCGAGGGCACCGAGATGGCCGAGACGGGCGCGCGCCTCGCCCGCGAGCACAAGAAGGAGTTCCGGGCGTACAAACGCGAGGTGCGCGAGACGGTCGACCGCCCGATGCTGGAGCGCGTGATGCCCACGGGAACCGTCCTCCCGGACGTGTACCTGGAGTACCACGAGGACGGCACCACCTTCGGTCGACAGCTCGGCACCTACCCGATCCTCGTCGGCATTCCCGGCGAGCGCGAACTGGGCCGAACCGTCGACGTGGCCGTCGTCGACTGGGGCTACCGCTCGGTGACGGGCGTGCCGTATCCCCTCGACCTGAACGGCGCCTCGATGGACGAACTGACCGCGATCCCGGGAATCGCCAAGGGAACTGCGGGCGACCTGGTCGTGAATCGCCCGTACGCGAGCGCCGCCGACGCCGCCGAGATCGCCGGCACCGACGTCGACCTGACCCGCTTCGCCGACGCCGGCGTCCCCGGCGTCGACGCCGACGCGGAGTACCCCGGAGCGCCGGCGCCGGGGAGCGCGGACTGATGAGCGGGTCACAGGGCGGCGGCGGGGCCGGCACGCACGTCGACCGCTTCTCGATCCCCGTCGACACTCGCGCACCGGGCGGGACGACGAACGCGTACGTCGTCGGGACCGACGAGACGCTGCTCGTCGACCCGGCGGCCCGCACCGACACGCTGGACACCGTCGTCCGCGAGAAGGTCGCCGACCACGTCGCGGTCACGCACACCCACCCGGACCACGTCGGCGCGGTCGCGGCGTACGCCGCCGAGACGGACGCGACCGTCTGGGCGCGACGGGGGTACGAGGAGCGCTTCGCCGACGCGACCGGCG
This genomic interval carries:
- a CDS encoding radical SAM protein; this encodes MTAPDPNDLSVTIVDGYVDEPAHFGVPPYISTYPRFTAGALVDAGVPESNVTYHTIDELRDERHKWADVADADLMIYVGGMTVPGKYVGGTPAEPDEVRELAWTADGVTLLGGPVRFGVGDENAGAQEMERDDLDYDFVAMGDVEAAAFDIVESGLEGFGNRIRDYDEVSRWSTMGAFVVEQHPNHPDYLIAELETSRGCAYRCSFCTEPLYGDPDFRTAPDVVSEVDALSDHGVRHFRLGRQADILAFGGDGEAPNPDALRQLYGGIREVAPDLRTLHLDNMNPVTITDYPEPSREAIEVIARHNTPGDTAAFGLESADPEVREKNNLLVSAEECLEAVRVVNEAGGWRPGETPADAPSFGDSAPRRLPKLLPGINLVHGLEGETSETFEHNKDFLDSVMDAGLMLRRVNVRQVMAFEGTEMAETGARLAREHKKEFRAYKREVRETVDRPMLERVMPTGTVLPDVYLEYHEDGTTFGRQLGTYPILVGIPGERELGRTVDVAVVDWGYRSVTGVPYPLDLNGASMDELTAIPGIAKGTAGDLVVNRPYASAADAAEIAGTDVDLTRFADAGVPGVDADAEYPGAPAPGSAD